The Fodinibius salicampi DNA segment CGGTATCGAAGGGATCCATCTTGTCGAAATCGAGGCCCGAATCCTGTACCGCCTGCTCGGTGGAAACCAGTGCGTATTGGCTGTAGGGATCGGAGCGGCGGATCATATTGTGCTCCAGGTGTTCGGTAACATCATAGTCTTTGAGCTCGCAGGCAAAGTGTGTTCGAAATTGAGAGGGATCGAAATGTGTAATACGACCGGCCCCGCTTACCCCGTTAATTAGATTATCCCAAAAGTCGTCTACGTTATTTCCTATGGGCGATAAGGCCCCTAATCCTGTGACTACAACTCGCTTCGGCTTATTCATTGGTATGGATAAATATTTATTAAAGTATGTATAGGTTGAGTACCAGGCGCAATTGTGTGATTATTAAAAAATAGCCTGTTAATCAGTGTGTGTGAATATAACTTTCTCAGTTATCAATGGTAAATAATAAACCCAACCGAATTGGAAAAAAGGAATATAAAGGAAAAATATACCCGGGGAGAAAAAAATAGCCCTCCAGTGGAAGGAGGGCTATTCTAACAAAAAGATAAAGTAATTTTAGCTGTTTTGGGTGGCATAGAAACGTTCACGAATGATTTTGTCTCCATCCCATTCCTGAACGGCTACTTGTTCGAGTGTAACGCGATCGCCGCCTTTAAAGGTTACCTCCATTGCGCTTTCAACAGCCGTGGTTCCCTCTTCTTCATTTGAAGTGATAGCGGTAATATCGATGCCGTGGAAGGCTTCAACACTGTCAAAGAATTCATTTTCGCGTTCGCGATTGGTGTCTTTCCCCTCCACTTCGGTACCGTCTTCAAGAATCATCACTACATTTTCCGCATAATATTCTTCGAAGGCATCCAAGGCTGTTCCCTGCGCAATGTGGTCGTAAATGTCGCTAATTTTGTCTAAATAACTCATAAAAATAATATTAGTTTAATATTGAAGTATTTGTGAGATGGTATAACGGAGCTAAAAGTGAAAAAGTTTCCGAGAGCGCCATTTTTTTGTTTGCAGTCATTGCTGCTTCGGTCTATCTTGCATTCAACAGATCAAAAAACGGAGACACCAAAAAGATATGCCAAAAGTTAAGCTCATCGACATAGCGCATGGACGAAGCGGAGACAAAGGGGACGGCAGCAATGTGGGGATTATCGCCCGGCACCCGGATATCTATCCTTTTTTGAAAGAGAAACTTACCGCAGAAGTCGTTAAAGAACAGATGAAGCATATCTGCAAAGGAGAGGTTGAGCGGTATGAGCTGCCCAATATCGGGGCCCTTAACTTTGTGCTCCACGAAAGCCTGGCCGGCGGGGGTACCGTTTCACTGAAGATAGACGCCCAGGGAAAAACCCATGCCTATACCCTGCTCCGCATGGATATTGACGTGCCGGATGAACTGTTGGAAAAGGTTCACTAAGATCACTTTACCCAGTTAGGAGGGAATTTTGTAAAAATTTCTCCTTAACGAGCTGTCAACGCGATCCGCC contains these protein-coding regions:
- a CDS encoding nuclear transport factor 2 family protein, which produces MSYLDKISDIYDHIAQGTALDAFEEYYAENVVMILEDGTEVEGKDTNRERENEFFDSVEAFHGIDITAITSNEEEGTTAVESAMEVTFKGGDRVTLEQVAVQEWDGDKIIRERFYATQNS
- a CDS encoding AtuA-related protein, with protein sequence MPKVKLIDIAHGRSGDKGDGSNVGIIARHPDIYPFLKEKLTAEVVKEQMKHICKGEVERYELPNIGALNFVLHESLAGGGTVSLKIDAQGKTHAYTLLRMDIDVPDELLEKVH